In Rhizobium sp. CIAT894, the genomic window AGCTGTAATCTGAGGGCAGTTGATGGCGCACAATATCGTTGCGGTCGGTGGATCGTCTTCCGCCGTGGCTATGATCGTCGAGGCAGGGAACTGCCTCGAAGCCACCGCACACGATGCATTTGCAGAAAGGTTAGCCGCCAAAACTTCGGATCAGCCGTTGAGGTCATACATGTACGCCACAAAGAGCATAGGGCAGGGCGACAAGCGCGCCTTTTATCGCGAACTCGCAGGTCAGCTTCAGGGGCTTCTCGAAGGCGAACGGGATGCCGTTGCCAATGCCGCAAACCTCTCGGCACTTGTCTTCGACCTTGTTCCCGATCTGAACTGGGCGGGATTCTATTTCCTGAGATCGGAAAACGAATTGGTTCTCGGTCCGTTCCAGGGCAGGGTCGCCTGCGTGCGCATTGCTGTCGGCAAGGGCGTCTGCGGGACAGCGGTTGCAGAAACACGCTCCGTGCTGGTTCCGGACGTCCAC contains:
- a CDS encoding GAF domain-containing protein, whose translation is MYATKSIGQGDKRAFYRELAGQLQGLLEGERDAVANAANLSALVFDLVPDLNWAGFYFLRSENELVLGPFQGRVACVRIAVGKGVCGTAVAETRSVLVPDVHEFPGHIACDAASRSELVIPLVKDGAIVGVLDLDSPTAHRFDAEDQAGFEALAAIYVAASAL